Sequence from the Bacteroidia bacterium genome:
GAATTTTGGTCTATGGAGACTTTGATGTAGATGGCACGACCTCTGTTGCTTTAACTACATTAGCCTTTGATATGCTGGGAGTTAGCTATGAATATCATATTCCGGATAGATACGTAGAAGGTTATGGCTTGAGTTATATAGGGATTGATTTTGGGTTATCTAAGGGATGTACGTTGATGATTTGCTTAGATTGTGGCACACGCGCACATACGCATATAGAATATGCTTCCCAAAATGGTATGGATGTTATTGTTTGTGATCACCACTTACCGGATACTACATTACCGCCAGTTGTGGCCATGCTGAACCCAAAACGTAAAGACTGTGCTTATCCCTACAAAGAACTAACCGGCTGCGGAATCGGATTTAAATTACTATGCGCTTTGTGGTCTAAACTTAACCGCAATGATTATATATGGGAGCATTTTGCGGACTTAGTAACCCTCAGTATTGCTTGTGATTTAGTGCCAATAACTGACGAAAACCGCACTATCGCATTTTATGGGCTAAAAAAAATCCAAAATAACCCGTTACCCGGAGTAGCTGCACTCAAAAATCTGGCAAGCAACCAGCGTGCGTGGGAAATCAGCGACTTAGTGTTTTTTATGGGGCCTCGCATTAACGCTGCCGGTAGAATCAGCCACGCCCGCCACGCCGTAGAAGTATTACGCGGAAAAAAAGAATCATTAGAGCAAGATACCTCACTGCTCGAAGACTCTAACGAAACCCGCAGAATACTTGAAAACGAAATCTATAACGAATGTGTAGATATTATAGAACAATCGCCGCACCTGCTCGGCAACGCATCTATTGTCCTATGGAGAGCACATTGGAAAAAAGGAGTTATCGGAATAGTAGCCTCTAAACTGATTGAACGCTACTATAAACCAACTATTATGCTCACGATGGCAGACAACAAGTGGGTAGGCTCATGCCGAAGTGTTCACGAATTTGATATTCACGAAGCCATCAACCGATGCTCAACATTTGTAGTGCAGTTTGGAGGCCATAAATATGCTGCCGGCTTAACCGTTACCGAAGAAAATATGAACTCCTTTGCTGAAGCATTTGAAAATATCTGCCAACGCGAAATCCGTTTTGACCAAACCTTACCCATACTCCCCATTGAGGCTATCATTGACTTCAGCCAAATTACGGATAAATTCTTCCGATTACAACAGCGAATGTCTCCCTTTGGGCCGGAAAATATGATTCCTTTATACCAAACAAATAGTGTTGTGCTTTTAAACTACCGTATTATTAAAGAAAAACATCTTAAACTAACCCTCCGGCAAGGAAAAATTATTATGGAAGGAATTGCCTTTGGTATGGCCGAACGTACTACTGAACTCGAAACCGCCAAATCAGTAGCTATTGTATATTCCTTAGAACTAAATACACTGCAAAATAGAAATATTATCCAGCTACGAATCCGCGACTTTAGAGCTCATGCCTAAGCATCAGCTAATTATAAAAACTTTTACTTGCTAACTTCCTGATAATAAGCATAATACTTTTGTCAAAATCGGTTATGGGCAATGTGGTGAAATACCAATTGGCCTTGTCTTTTGGAGAAAATCTCTGGCAGTTGGAATAGGAAAGTTCTCGACATCTTCTAACAAGCAGCGAATCTGACGGGCATCTTGAAAATGAATAATTGGATACGTATTAAGTTGAATCGGATACCAAAAGAGTTTTACGGGATTCTGTAAAATCTGCTCTACCGGCTGATTTTGAAAAATAAGATGTAAAGATTTTAAATCCTGAATATTCAAAAAGCCAATGCCAAAATAATCTTCCGTATTCCCTTGCCCCCAAACTAAATGAATTTTCTGCGGATTAAATATAAGTTTGTGGTTTATCTTTTCCCAAGCACCAAACACTTCAATAGCCACAAGACCAACCGAAAAGTCGAACTCTCGAATTGTTTTAGTCGTTACTTCATGCGTAGGCGCAGCCGGATGCTGCAGCACAATCTCCCGTACGTAAGAAATCGGGACATAACGCAGCTTATTGTCATTTCCAAAACTAAAATATTGTAACTTGATTTTGCCGCTTAATACAGCCGCAAAAATAGCTCTACCAATACTTTGTAGCAATGCTTGGTTATCATAACGACTTAATTCTGAGGCTGTAAATAACGGAATCTGAAAGCTATCCTTAAAAACAATTTTGGGAATCGAATAAGCTCCAGTTTTCTCCCAGCTATCTTCCGGTTTAGGATACGTTAATTTAATAGCAAACGGCAGTGGAGTAGTCCCTGTCCAAGAAAAATTGTATAGTTGCTGGCGCATAACATCTTCTGGCGTTTGGTTTATATTTGCCCCATAGTCATAGGCCATTTTAAGGTATCGGATTGGAAAAGGATTATTGGGTGGCAAAAATAAAGATAGTGCATTTTTCAGATTTCCTTCTGTTTCAATTCTCAATATCCAAGCCTGCAAAGTACGTGAATAGGTACTGTCTTGTAATTGCCAAGTTTCAAATCTGCCTATATGTAAGCAAGTTATACTATTAGCTATTTTTTTCTTTTTGAGTTGTATAACTGGAAATTGCTGGGCTATTTCGGTAAAC
This genomic interval carries:
- the recJ gene encoding single-stranded-DNA-specific exonuclease RecJ, with amino-acid sequence MVKLRWLLQPESTEAPRKLLEEKLKIDSVTASVLVRRGVKTYEDARKYFACEWQDLHDPFLMQDMAIATERILLAIRNKERILVYGDFDVDGTTSVALTTLAFDMLGVSYEYHIPDRYVEGYGLSYIGIDFGLSKGCTLMICLDCGTRAHTHIEYASQNGMDVIVCDHHLPDTTLPPVVAMLNPKRKDCAYPYKELTGCGIGFKLLCALWSKLNRNDYIWEHFADLVTLSIACDLVPITDENRTIAFYGLKKIQNNPLPGVAALKNLASNQRAWEISDLVFFMGPRINAAGRISHARHAVEVLRGKKESLEQDTSLLEDSNETRRILENEIYNECVDIIEQSPHLLGNASIVLWRAHWKKGVIGIVASKLIERYYKPTIMLTMADNKWVGSCRSVHEFDIHEAINRCSTFVVQFGGHKYAAGLTVTEENMNSFAEAFENICQREIRFDQTLPILPIEAIIDFSQITDKFFRLQQRMSPFGPENMIPLYQTNSVVLLNYRIIKEKHLKLTLRQGKIIMEGIAFGMAERTTELETAKSVAIVYSLELNTLQNRNIIQLRIRDFRAHA